One window of the Eucalyptus grandis isolate ANBG69807.140 chromosome 6, ASM1654582v1, whole genome shotgun sequence genome contains the following:
- the LOC104449831 gene encoding adenylate kinase, chloroplastic produces the protein MAMACSGHIPAVTQPQPRTPPLACRSRKTLSSRLRFLREDPAPPRRLRASPIKNAPFARRSGGPAVVAMAKPDPLRIMISGAPASGKGTQCELITKKYGLVHVAAGDLLRAEVAAGSENGKQAKEYMEKGQLVPNEIVVMMVKERLLQSDSLENGWLLDGYPRSLSQATALQAFGLQADLFILLEVPEEILVERVVGRRLDPVTGRIYHLKYSPPETEEIAARLTQRFDDTEEKVKLRLRTHHQNVEAVLSMYKDITIKVNGDAPKEDVFAQIDNALSKLLEEGKATSGSLAA, from the exons atggctatGGCTTGCTCTGGGCACATTCCAGCTGTAACCCAGCCGCAGCCCCGGACTCCCCCGCTCGCGTGTCGTTCCCGCAAGACTCTCTCTTCCCGTCTGCGTTTCCTCCGCGAAGATCCCGCCCCGCCTCGTCGTCTCCGCGCGTCCCCCATCAAGAACGCGCCTTTCGCGCGGCGTTCCGGAGGACCCGCG GTGGTGGCGATGGCCAAGCCCGACCCGCTGAGGATTATGATATCCGGGGCGCCCGCTTCGGGTAAAGGGACTCAATGCGAGCTCATCACTAAGAAA TATGGTTTGGTGCACGTTGCTGCTGGGGATCTGTTACGGGCAGAAGTTGCAGCTGGGAGTGAAAATGGAAAGCAAGCaaaggagtatatggagaaagGGCAATTGGTCCCTAACGAAATAGTTGTAATG ATGGTTAAGGAGCGGCTGTTGCAATCAGATTCTCTAGAAAATGGTTGGCTTTTAGATGGATACCCCAGGAGCTTATCCCAAGCCACAGCTCTGCAAGCGTTTGGGCTCCAGGCAgatcttttcattcttttggaA GTCCCTGAAGAGATTCTTGTGGAAAGAGTTGTCGGCAGACGGTTAGATCCTGTTACTGGTAGGATATATCACTTGAAGTATTCTCCTCCAGAGACCGAAGAGATCGCTGCCAGATTGACACAGAGGTTTGATGATActgaagaaaag GTGAAGTTGCGGTTGCgcactcatcatcaaaatgTGGAAGCAGTGCTTTCAATGTATAAAGACATAACAATCAAg GTAAATGGAGACGCTCCAAAGGAGGATGTGTTTGCCCAAATTGATAATGCTCTCTCGAAACTCCTTGAAGAAGGGAAAGCTACTTCGGGATCTCTTGCAGCATAG
- the LOC104449832 gene encoding receptor protein-tyrosine kinase CEPR2, protein MTLPASGFFAMARASLLCLPLQFLVVSLVFLCCQVPPCTPLAVETRALLEIKARLKDPRNVLESWRESGSPCDYFGVTCDQVSGEVVAISLVNQSLSGVISPSVSKLRSLASLLLASNSISGKIPRELAKCSNLNVLNLSSNQLVGSVPDLSALKSLKVLDIAVNRLSGKLPGWVGNLTGLISLGLGDNDYDEGDIPDTLGNLKNLTWLFLGRSHLKGEIPESIFELTALVTLDLSVNNISGTLSKSIAKLRNLKQIELFRNNLTGELPPELVELTALQQFDVSANNMHGELPPEIVNLKNLTVFQLYSNNFSGALPEGFGDLHHLIGFSIYRNSFSGNFPANFGRFSPLVSMDISENQFSGEFPRFLCANRVLQFLLALENNFSGGLPDSYAECKSLVRIRINQNQLSGPIPGGVWALPYAKMIDFSDNNFSGVVSSDIGNSTSLNQLLLQNNRFSGEVPSELSKLTNLEKLLLMNNSFSGNIPTEIGNLGQLGSLHLEENLLTGPIPVELGECSKLVDLNLAANALSGNIPNSLSQMSSLNSLNVSGNKLTGSIPESLAKLKLSSIDMSGNQLSGEIPSDLLRIGGTKAFLGNMGLCVDQNSRLQMNPDIKICSEKHTQRGILADKLALFSIILSALVVVLVGLLLVSYKNFKFVEADPANSVDEEKETYPKWKLASFHHVEIDADEICNLEEENLIGIGGTGKVYRVELKKSDGTVAVKQLWKADCAKLLLAEMETLGNIRHRNILKLYACLMRGGSSFLVFEYMANGNLFQALHRQVKDGRPELDWFQRYRIAVGAAKGIAYLHHDCSPPIIHRDIKSTNILLDEHYEPKIADFGVAKTVEKSHKGPNCSRIAGTHGYLAPELAYTLKVSEKTDVYSFGVVLLEIVTGRRPLEDEYGEGRDIVHWTLTHLSDRKNVLKVLDDKVASDHIEDDMIKVLKVAVLCTAKLPSLRPTMREVVSMLSDAEPCTLRYMENDADKNGRPVFC, encoded by the exons ATGACTCTTCCGGCCTCGGGCTTCTTCGCAATGGCCAGAGCCTCCCTCCTCTGTTTACCGTTGCAGTTCCTGGTGGTTTCCCTCGTTTTCTTGTGCTGCCAAGTACCGCCATGCACGCCCCTGGCGGTCGAGACCCGGGCGCTCCTCGAAATCAAGGCTCGGTTGAAGGACCCTCGGAACGTCCTCGAGTCCTGGAGAGAATCAGGGTCTCCGTGCGACTACTTCGGGGTCACTTGCGACCAGGTTTCTGGAGAAGTTGTGGCGATATCGCTGGTAAACCAGTCCCTCTCGGGGGTGATATCGCCCTCTGTTTCGAAGCTCAGGAGCCTGGCCTCTCTTTTGCTGGCTTCGAATTCCATTTCCGGGAAGATCCCTCGAGAGCTTGCCAAGTGTAGCAATCTCAACGTCTTGAACCTCTCTAGCAATCAATTGGTGGGAAGCGTGCCAGACCTTTCGGCGCTGAAAAGCCTCAAGGTTCTTGACATTGCAGTGAATCGTCTGTCCGGCAAATTGCCGGGGTGGGTAGGGAATTTGACAGGGCTGATTTCTCTGGGTCTTGGTGACAACGATTATGATGAGGGCGACATCCCTGACACTCTTGGGAATCTCAAGAACTTGACTTGGCTCTTCTTGGGCAGATCCCACTTGAAAGGAGAGATCCCGGAATCCATCTTCGAACTCACGGCGCTTGTGACGTTGGATTTATCGGTAAACAACATCTCGGGGACATTGTCCAAGTCAATTGCCAAATTGCGAAATCTTAAACAGATCGAGCTCTTTCGTAACAACTTGACCGGAGAACTCCCGCCTGAGCTCGTGGAGCTCACAGCGCTTCAGCAATTCGACGTGTCTGCTAATAACATGCACGGTGAATTACCTCCAGAAATTGTTAACCTTAAGAACCTGACGGTTTTTCAGCTATACAGTAACAATTTCTCTGGGGCGCTTCCTGAAGGCTTCGGGGACTTGCATCACCTCATTGGGTTTTCAATCTACAGGAACAGTTTCTCTGGCAATTTCCCTGCTAATTTCGGTCGGTTTTCTCCTCTAGTCAGCATGGATATATCCGAAAACCAGTTTTCAGGTGAGTTCCCGAGGTTTCTGTGTGCAAACAGGGTCTTGCAGTTCTTGCTTGCTCTGGAAAACAACTTTTCAGGCGGCCTGCCCGATTCTTATGCTGAATGTAAGTCCCTTGTGAGAATAAGAATAAACCAGAATCAGTTATCGGGGCCAATTCCAGGTGGGGTGTGGGCGTTACCTTATgcaaaaatgattgatttttctgaTAATAATTTCAGTGGAGTCGTGTCATCAGACATTGGCAACTCCACCAGCTTGAATCAGTTGTTGCTACAGAATAACAGGTTCTCAGGCGAGGTTCCATCCGAACTGAGCAAACTTACGAATTTAGAGAAACTTTTGCTGATGAATAACAGTTTTTCTGGAAATATACCTACCGAAATCGGCAATCTCGGGCAACTTGGGTCCTTgcatttggaagaaaatttgcTGACGGGACCGATTCCAGTGGAACTGGGTGAATGCAGTAAATTGGTCGACTTGAATCTTGCCGCAAATGCTCTGAGTGGCAATATCCCCAACTCCCTTTCACAGATGAGCTCCCTGAACTCCTTAAATGTATCGGGAAATAAGTTGACGGGTTCAATACCAGAGAGTTTGGCGAAACTGAAGCTAAGTTCCATTGATATGTCGGGAAACCAATTATCTGGTGAAATTCCTTCTGATCTGTTGAGGATAGGAGGGACCAAAGCATTTCTTGGAAACATGGGACTTTGTGTCGACCAAAATTCAAGACTGCAGATGAATCCAGATATCAAGATTTGCAGTGAAAAGCATACTCAGAGGGGGATTTTGGCAGATAAGCTGGCTCTGTTCAGCATCATATTATCAGCTCTGGTTGTTGTCTTAGTTGGTTTACTCCTGGTCAGTTATAAGAACTTcaaatttgtggaggctgatcCAGCGAATTCTGTGGACGAAGAGAAGGAGACATATCCGAAATGGAAACTTGCATCTTTCCACCATGTGGAAATCGATGCAGATGAAATATGTAACTTGGAAGAGGAAAACCTGATTGGAATTGGGGGGACTGGAAAAGTATATCGTGTGGAGTTGAAGAAAAGTGACGGGACAGTTGCTGTGAAGCAACTGTGGAAAGCAGATTGTGCAAAACTATTGCTTGCTGAAATGGAGACTTTAGGGAATATCAGGCACAGAAATATACTCAAATTGTATGCTTGTCTGATGAGAGGAGGTTCGagtttcttagtctttgaataCATGGCAAATGGTAATCTGTTTCAAGCACTTCACCGACAGGTCAAAGATGGACGGCCAGAACTGGATTGGTTTCAGAGATACAGAATTGCTGTCGGAGCAGCAAAGGGAATTGCTTATCTGCATCACGATTGCTCACCGCCCATTATTCATCGTGACATTAAGTCCACAAATATTCTGCTTGATGAACATTATGAGCCGAAGATCGCTGATTTTGGAGTCGCCAAGACTGTCGAGAAGTCCCATAAGGGACCTAATTGTAGCCGTATAGCTGGAACTCATGGCTATCTTGCTCCAG AGCTAGCCTATACCCTCAAAGTGAGTGAAAAGACTGATGTATACAGTTTTGGAGTCGTTCTGCTAGAAATTGTGACTGGTAGACGACCGCTCGAGGATGAGTATGGTGAGGGAAGAGATATCGTTCACTGGACTCTAACACATCTGAGCGACCGCAAGAATGTCCTCAAAGTATTAGACGATAAAGTGGCATCAGACCATATTGAAGATGACATGATTAAAGTGTTGAAAGTTGCAGTTCTCTGCACCGCCAAACTCCCATCTCTGCGTCCAACTATGAGAGAGGTGGTAAGCATGCTCAGTGATGCCGAACCGTGCACGTTAAGGTATATGGAAAATGATGCTGATAAGAACGGAAGGCCTGTCTTTTGTTAA